A stretch of Kyrpidia spormannii DNA encodes these proteins:
- a CDS encoding amidase domain-containing protein: MNHPGWADAIRTYYEQKNQIWFQGGAGLSRMVASFRVHGCQEALLWYQRLARRRRTVLQSVTRVDTRRVRRQLTNGPGDPKSQKPASARLSTEKLWVDVLEHVQLLYRTGEDVGEERRIYPWRLALLPAGGTWRIVEERPLNDADRAVWGTSPQEQEGKSADRAPGWWRERWRKLFSFRRFDRLQVFKYAELWWDGYNPRFRAFRVDCTNFVSQCLWHGGFPMDPAERPEQGWWYAWKEGGEDRWSLSWAVSHSLYWYMVQKAREGKVRFVDLPQRLYVGDIILYDWNGDGTWQHAAVVVDFDPEGQPLVNAHTTASYHRLWDYGDSPAWTRETRYAFIHIEDG; the protein is encoded by the coding sequence GTGAACCACCCGGGGTGGGCCGACGCAATTCGCACGTATTATGAACAGAAAAATCAAATCTGGTTCCAGGGCGGAGCGGGGCTCAGCCGGATGGTGGCGTCTTTTCGCGTCCACGGTTGTCAGGAAGCCCTGCTGTGGTACCAACGATTGGCCCGTCGGCGCCGAACGGTCCTGCAATCCGTTACCCGGGTCGACACTCGCCGGGTTCGCCGACAACTGACAAACGGGCCTGGTGATCCCAAAAGTCAAAAACCGGCGTCTGCGCGCTTATCCACTGAAAAACTGTGGGTGGACGTCTTGGAACACGTGCAACTGTTGTACCGGACCGGGGAAGACGTTGGAGAAGAACGGCGAATCTATCCTTGGCGTCTCGCCCTCCTTCCGGCAGGTGGTACATGGAGAATTGTGGAAGAGCGGCCGCTGAATGATGCGGATCGGGCGGTTTGGGGAACTTCCCCCCAGGAGCAAGAGGGGAAAAGTGCGGACCGGGCTCCGGGATGGTGGCGGGAGCGCTGGCGCAAGTTGTTTTCTTTCCGCCGTTTTGACCGCCTCCAAGTATTCAAATACGCCGAACTGTGGTGGGACGGGTACAATCCGCGTTTTCGCGCCTTTCGGGTCGATTGCACCAACTTTGTTTCCCAATGCCTGTGGCACGGGGGTTTTCCCATGGATCCTGCCGAGCGGCCAGAGCAAGGGTGGTGGTACGCCTGGAAGGAAGGCGGTGAGGACCGCTGGAGTCTGAGTTGGGCTGTCTCCCACAGTCTGTATTGGTATATGGTGCAGAAGGCCAGGGAAGGGAAAGTGCGGTTTGTGGACCTTCCCCAACGCTTATACGTGGGGGACATCATCCTCTACGACTGGAACGGGGATGGAACGTGGCAGCACGCCGCTGTCGTTGTTGATTTTGATCCCGAGGGACAGCCCTTGGTGAACGCCCACACCACCGCGAGTTACCATCGACTTTGGGACTATGGCGACAGCCCGGCTTGGACCCGGGAAACCCGATATGCCTTTATCCACATTGAGGACGGGTAA
- the acnA gene encoding aconitate hydratase AcnA — MASQDVFQTRRTLEAGGKSYVYYSLPALDKQGVGPISRLPYSIRVLLEAALRQVDGKGVTEEHVKKLANWQESHRHPVEIPFKPARIVLQDFTGVPAVVDLTAMRRTVKEMGGDPSKINPLVPVDLVIDHSVQVDLYGTPEALERNMELEFQRNEERYRFLRWAQGAFENFRVVPPSTGIVHQVNLEYLASVVGRREDGDETVLFPDSLVGTDSHTTMINGLGVLGWGVGGIEAEAGMLGQPLYFLIPEVIGFRLTGRLPEGSTATDLALTVTNLLRKKGVVGKFVEFFGPGLSSITVADRATVANMAPEYGATMGYFPVDERTLDYLRLTGRKAEDVALAEAYLKAQGLLHTEEAPEPVFSDIVELDLSTVKPTLAGPKRPQDKVPLPDLKASFEKAVESPVDQGGFGFGKEGLARTSDVKYPDGSRETLRTGAVVIAAITSCTNTSNPSVMIGAGLLAKKAVEKGLTKPRYVKSSLAPGSRVVTAYLKRAGLLPALEQLGFAVVGYGCTTCIGNSGPLDPEVAEAIQEQDMTVAAVLSGNRNFEGRIHPLVRANYLASPPLVVAYALAGTVDIDLSKEPLGTDRDGNPVYLKDIWPSSEEVQAAIQQAVTAELFSEEYAHVLTANQRWNALPTPEGELYHFDADSTYIQEPPFFVNLSREAGHIADIRGARVLALLGDSVTTDHISPAGSIAPNSPAAKYLMEHGVERRDFNSYGSRRGNHEVMMRGTFANIRIRNLLAPGTEGGVTVYLPTGETMPIYDAAMKYQADGTPLVVLAGKEYGTGSSRDWAAKGTMLLGVKAVLAESFERIHRSNLVGMGVLPLQFTKGESWKSLGLTGKERFDIQGLSDDIKPLSTVRVTAVGEDGGRREFEALVRLDSVVEIEYYRNGGILQTVLRQLLNG, encoded by the coding sequence ATGGCAAGTCAGGACGTATTTCAAACCCGGCGGACGCTTGAGGCGGGAGGGAAGTCTTACGTTTATTACAGCCTGCCCGCCCTGGACAAACAGGGCGTGGGCCCGATTTCTCGACTCCCCTACTCCATTCGGGTGTTGTTGGAGGCGGCACTGCGGCAGGTGGACGGCAAAGGGGTCACCGAGGAACATGTCAAAAAATTGGCCAATTGGCAGGAGAGTCACCGTCACCCTGTGGAGATCCCCTTTAAGCCGGCCCGCATCGTTCTTCAGGATTTCACCGGCGTGCCTGCGGTGGTGGACCTGACGGCGATGCGGCGGACAGTCAAAGAGATGGGCGGCGATCCGAGCAAAATCAACCCCTTGGTCCCGGTGGACCTGGTGATCGATCATTCCGTTCAAGTCGATTTGTACGGCACCCCCGAGGCCCTGGAGCGCAATATGGAGCTGGAGTTTCAGCGCAATGAAGAGCGCTATCGGTTTTTGCGCTGGGCTCAGGGCGCCTTTGAGAACTTCCGGGTGGTGCCACCGTCGACGGGCATCGTCCACCAGGTGAACCTGGAGTACTTGGCTTCTGTGGTGGGACGGCGGGAAGACGGGGACGAGACGGTCCTTTTTCCCGACTCCTTGGTCGGCACCGACTCCCACACCACCATGATCAATGGCTTGGGCGTTCTCGGTTGGGGCGTTGGCGGCATCGAGGCGGAAGCCGGGATGCTGGGCCAGCCGCTGTATTTTCTCATCCCGGAAGTGATCGGGTTCCGGCTGACCGGCCGCCTGCCCGAGGGGTCGACGGCCACAGATCTGGCGCTCACGGTGACGAACCTTCTGCGCAAAAAGGGTGTGGTGGGGAAATTCGTCGAGTTTTTCGGCCCCGGATTATCCTCTATCACCGTGGCCGACCGGGCGACGGTCGCCAACATGGCGCCGGAATACGGCGCGACGATGGGATATTTTCCTGTCGATGAAAGAACGTTGGATTACCTGCGGTTGACCGGGAGAAAGGCTGAAGATGTCGCTTTGGCGGAGGCGTATCTGAAAGCCCAGGGGCTGCTTCATACCGAAGAGGCGCCCGAGCCGGTATTCAGCGACATCGTGGAACTGGATCTCTCCACCGTAAAACCGACCTTGGCGGGTCCGAAGCGGCCCCAGGACAAGGTGCCGTTGCCGGATTTAAAGGCGTCCTTTGAAAAAGCGGTGGAATCGCCGGTGGATCAGGGCGGCTTTGGATTCGGCAAAGAGGGCCTGGCTCGTACTTCGGATGTAAAATACCCGGACGGCAGCCGGGAGACTCTGCGCACCGGGGCGGTGGTCATCGCCGCCATCACCAGCTGTACTAACACCTCAAATCCCTCGGTGATGATCGGTGCGGGCCTGTTGGCGAAAAAGGCCGTGGAAAAAGGGCTGACAAAGCCGCGCTATGTGAAAAGTTCCCTGGCTCCCGGCTCCCGGGTGGTCACGGCCTATTTGAAGCGGGCAGGACTGTTGCCAGCCCTGGAGCAGCTCGGTTTTGCGGTGGTGGGATACGGGTGCACCACCTGTATCGGGAACAGTGGTCCCCTGGATCCCGAGGTGGCCGAGGCGATCCAGGAGCAGGATATGACCGTGGCGGCGGTACTCAGCGGCAACCGGAACTTTGAGGGCCGGATTCATCCCCTCGTCCGGGCGAACTATCTGGCGTCTCCGCCTTTGGTGGTGGCCTACGCCCTGGCCGGAACGGTGGATATCGACCTGTCAAAAGAACCCCTGGGGACGGATCGCGATGGCAACCCCGTATATCTCAAAGACATTTGGCCGTCTTCCGAAGAGGTCCAAGCCGCGATTCAACAGGCGGTGACGGCGGAATTGTTCTCCGAGGAGTACGCCCATGTGCTCACGGCGAACCAGAGGTGGAACGCCCTGCCCACTCCCGAAGGGGAGTTGTATCATTTTGACGCTGACTCGACCTACATCCAAGAACCGCCCTTCTTTGTCAATCTGAGCCGGGAAGCGGGTCATATCGCGGATATTCGCGGTGCACGGGTTCTGGCTCTGTTGGGGGATTCGGTGACCACCGACCACATTTCCCCGGCGGGGAGTATCGCGCCGAATTCCCCCGCGGCCAAATACCTCATGGAGCACGGCGTGGAACGCCGGGATTTCAACTCCTACGGCTCCCGACGGGGCAACCACGAGGTCATGATGCGGGGAACCTTTGCGAATATCCGGATTCGAAACCTGTTGGCCCCGGGCACCGAGGGCGGAGTGACGGTGTATTTGCCCACCGGCGAGACCATGCCGATTTATGATGCGGCGATGAAATACCAGGCGGACGGCACGCCCCTCGTGGTTTTGGCGGGCAAAGAGTACGGCACCGGAAGTTCCCGGGACTGGGCGGCGAAGGGCACGATGCTCCTCGGTGTCAAAGCGGTCCTGGCCGAGAGCTTTGAGCGGATCCACCGTTCGAATCTGGTGGGGATGGGGGTATTGCCGCTCCAGTTCACCAAGGGAGAGAGCTGGAAGAGCTTGGGGTTGACTGGAAAAGAGCGGTTTGACATTCAAGGTCTCTCCGATGACATCAAGCCCCTGTCCACCGTCCGGGTGACCGCGGTGGGTGAAGACGGCGGGCGCCGGGAGTTCGAAGCTTTGGTGCGCCTGGACTCGGTGGTGGAGATTGAATACTACCGGAATGGCGGGATTCTGCAAACGGTGTTGCGGCAACTGCTGAACGGTTGA
- the pstS gene encoding phosphate ABC transporter substrate-binding protein PstS, with protein MQIVKRVWKPFGVLALTATLLAGCGSSATPGNTNQTGGGQARVQLTGAGSTFDYPYFSKAFAEYKNAHPNVEVNYQSIGSGGGIEQFTKKLVDFGATDVPLNKDEYAKAKASGGDVVEIPVALGGVALAYNLPDVTQQLKMTPDVVAKIFLGKIKNWNDPAIQSLNPDVQLPNLPITTVHRSDGSGTNYIVTDYLSTVSPEWKSSIGKGKSVQWPGGLGAKGNEGVAGQIKQTTGAFGYVELAYALETKMSYVALQNKAGKYVAPTLESVTAAASQFPNVSADNFSIVNAPGDGSYPIAGYSWVLLWKDQQDANKAKTLLDVMKYVVTDGQKLATTIQYAPLPQNVQEMAVGLLKQIQAGGQPVMQ; from the coding sequence ATGCAAATTGTGAAACGGGTTTGGAAGCCCTTTGGGGTCCTGGCTCTTACGGCCACCCTGTTAGCTGGGTGCGGAAGCAGTGCCACCCCGGGCAACACCAATCAAACCGGTGGCGGTCAGGCCAGGGTTCAGCTGACCGGTGCTGGATCGACCTTCGACTATCCGTATTTTTCTAAGGCCTTCGCGGAATACAAGAACGCCCATCCCAATGTCGAAGTCAACTATCAGTCCATCGGGAGCGGGGGCGGAATCGAGCAGTTCACCAAGAAGTTAGTGGACTTTGGTGCCACTGACGTGCCGCTCAACAAAGATGAATACGCGAAAGCCAAAGCGTCGGGTGGCGATGTGGTGGAGATCCCGGTGGCTCTGGGTGGTGTGGCCCTGGCGTACAATTTGCCGGACGTCACCCAACAACTGAAGATGACCCCGGATGTTGTGGCGAAGATTTTCCTCGGCAAGATCAAAAACTGGAATGATCCTGCGATCCAATCGTTGAATCCCGATGTCCAGTTGCCGAACCTACCGATCACCACGGTTCACCGATCGGACGGCAGTGGGACGAACTATATCGTGACCGACTACCTGAGCACGGTGAGTCCGGAGTGGAAGTCCTCGATTGGCAAAGGTAAATCGGTTCAGTGGCCCGGCGGCCTCGGCGCCAAGGGGAACGAAGGCGTAGCCGGCCAGATCAAGCAGACCACCGGTGCCTTCGGATACGTGGAGCTGGCTTACGCGCTGGAGACCAAGATGAGTTATGTAGCCCTGCAGAACAAGGCGGGCAAATACGTGGCTCCGACCTTGGAATCGGTGACGGCGGCGGCCTCCCAGTTCCCGAATGTCAGCGCGGATAACTTTTCCATCGTGAACGCGCCGGGAGACGGCAGTTATCCCATCGCCGGGTACTCCTGGGTACTGCTCTGGAAAGACCAGCAAGACGCCAACAAAGCCAAGACTTTACTCGACGTGATGAAGTATGTCGTGACGGATGGGCAGAAGCTGGCGACCACCATTCAGTATGCTCCCCTGCCGCAAAATGTGCAGGAGATGGCGGTGGGGCTGTTGAAGCAGATCCAGGCAGGCGGCCAGCCGGTGATGCAATAA
- a CDS encoding IclR family transcriptional regulator, which yields MAEGQRGTVRAVERALDILLCFSSTEMELGLSEISKRVGLHKSTVHRLLASLESRGFIRRDPRTDKYRLGWSILELVSNIHQSGDLSTLVLPEMTRLRDLLDETVSLYIRSGTERIRIQAVESHQPVRRVANIGQRLPLYVGASGKVLLAWSPPEVVDETLNDPRVPDRFDREEFLRQLRQVRENGYAVSIEEREAGAAAVAAPVFDRGGALVAALSVSGPADRFTPEAMDRFAPAVMTSARVIHQLLTAG from the coding sequence GTGGCGGAGGGACAACGTGGCACGGTCCGAGCAGTGGAGCGAGCGCTAGACATACTTCTCTGTTTCTCCAGTACCGAGATGGAACTGGGTTTGAGCGAAATTTCAAAGCGGGTCGGTCTACACAAAAGCACGGTTCACCGGCTTTTGGCCTCCTTGGAAAGCCGGGGGTTCATCCGCCGGGACCCCCGTACAGATAAGTACCGCCTGGGTTGGAGCATTCTCGAACTGGTTAGCAATATTCACCAATCCGGGGATCTGTCCACGTTAGTTTTGCCGGAGATGACCCGGCTGCGTGACTTGTTGGATGAAACGGTGAGCCTCTACATTCGCTCTGGCACGGAACGGATTCGCATTCAGGCGGTGGAAAGCCATCAACCAGTCCGCCGGGTGGCCAATATCGGCCAGCGCCTTCCTTTGTACGTCGGCGCATCCGGGAAAGTCCTTCTGGCCTGGTCGCCTCCCGAAGTGGTGGATGAAACGCTCAACGATCCGAGAGTCCCGGACCGTTTCGATCGAGAAGAGTTCCTTCGCCAATTGCGACAGGTTCGGGAGAATGGGTACGCCGTCAGTATCGAGGAGCGGGAGGCGGGAGCAGCGGCGGTGGCGGCGCCCGTTTTCGATCGGGGCGGTGCCCTCGTTGCCGCCTTGTCCGTTTCCGGGCCAGCGGATCGGTTCACTCCGGAAGCTATGGACCGTTTTGCTCCCGCCGTCATGACCTCCGCCCGGGTGATTCACCAACTCCTCACCGCCGGCTAA
- a CDS encoding isocitrate/isopropylmalate family dehydrogenase, whose translation MQISGGNTVAEKTVIVMEGDQTGQELLEEALRVLDASVIGFEIEFRRFDLSLQHRRDTRNHVVHEAAAAMRETGLGIKAATITPEAKGDVGSPNAILREEIDGTVIVRTGRRIPGRAPLTGVYAPISVVRMAVDDAYGAKEWREGNGLDEVAYRTEHISRRVCRQVAEFAFQQAKRMKAKVFGGPKYTVSPVYEGMLKEELDEAAKRHPEVRYEPQLIDATYALLLTTSGEPLVIPTLNRDGDCMSDLVLQMFGSIAGSESLLLSVDDHLRPKVVMAEAPHGTAPALYGKNVANPMAMILAGAALLSYFDTENATAASRAIYEAALEAVADGVRTADLGGSTSTTEFTDEVIRRVRTKLEVWETLGEAGAR comes from the coding sequence ATGCAGATTTCAGGGGGTAATACAGTGGCTGAGAAAACGGTGATCGTCATGGAAGGAGACCAGACCGGGCAAGAGCTGTTAGAAGAGGCGCTTCGAGTGCTCGATGCCTCGGTCATCGGGTTTGAGATCGAATTTCGCCGCTTCGACCTGAGTCTTCAACACCGCCGGGATACGCGGAACCACGTGGTCCACGAGGCTGCAGCGGCGATGCGGGAAACCGGCCTGGGAATCAAGGCGGCCACCATCACCCCGGAAGCGAAAGGAGACGTGGGGAGTCCAAACGCGATTCTACGGGAAGAGATCGACGGAACGGTCATCGTGCGTACGGGTCGCCGGATCCCCGGGCGGGCCCCTTTAACCGGGGTCTACGCACCGATCTCCGTGGTGCGGATGGCGGTGGACGACGCCTACGGAGCGAAGGAATGGCGGGAGGGAAACGGGCTCGATGAGGTGGCGTACCGAACCGAACACATCTCCCGAAGGGTCTGCCGACAAGTGGCCGAATTCGCCTTCCAGCAGGCCAAACGGATGAAGGCAAAAGTTTTTGGTGGGCCCAAATACACCGTGAGCCCTGTGTACGAAGGAATGCTCAAGGAGGAACTGGATGAGGCGGCAAAGCGGCACCCGGAGGTCCGCTATGAACCGCAATTGATCGACGCCACCTACGCCCTCCTGTTAACCACCAGTGGAGAACCCTTGGTGATCCCTACCCTCAACCGGGACGGGGATTGCATGAGCGACCTCGTTCTCCAGATGTTCGGTTCCATCGCGGGGTCGGAGTCCCTCCTGTTATCCGTGGATGATCATTTGCGGCCCAAAGTGGTGATGGCGGAGGCGCCCCATGGCACAGCGCCCGCTCTGTACGGAAAGAATGTCGCCAACCCCATGGCCATGATCTTGGCTGGGGCAGCCCTTTTGAGCTACTTCGACACGGAGAATGCCACGGCAGCCAGCCGGGCGATCTACGAAGCTGCCCTGGAGGCGGTGGCGGACGGAGTGCGAACGGCAGATTTGGGGGGCAGCACCAGCACAACGGAATTCACCGACGAGGTCATCCGCCGGGTGCGCACCAAACTGGAGGTCTGGGAAACTTTGGGCGAAGCTGGCGCCCGGTGA
- a CDS encoding NUDIX hydrolase, with the protein METDALENFLKERKPRILGSEGMVQAAVALPLLEGDGGWQLVFEVRSHRLRRQPGEICFPGGQVEPGEDPAMTAIREMGEELGLPENRIKVLGPLDILVNPWRTIVYPYVCRIAPEPLRPNPDEVEEVFCVPVDYFLRHPPEVHHVHLDVHPEETFPFHRIPGGRNYPWTRGQTPEYFYEYKGKVIWGLTARILKHFLDLTTTGKSR; encoded by the coding sequence ATGGAAACAGACGCGTTGGAGAACTTCCTAAAGGAGAGAAAACCGAGGATTCTGGGCAGCGAAGGTATGGTGCAAGCGGCCGTGGCGCTGCCTCTCCTGGAGGGAGACGGAGGATGGCAGCTGGTCTTTGAAGTGCGCTCCCACCGGCTTCGCCGCCAACCCGGCGAAATCTGTTTCCCCGGCGGACAAGTGGAACCGGGAGAAGATCCGGCGATGACGGCCATTCGGGAAATGGGGGAAGAGCTGGGGCTGCCAGAAAATCGCATCAAGGTGTTGGGGCCGCTCGACATTCTTGTAAACCCGTGGCGGACCATCGTCTACCCCTACGTGTGCCGGATTGCCCCCGAACCCCTGCGTCCAAACCCCGATGAAGTCGAAGAAGTATTTTGTGTCCCCGTGGATTACTTTCTCCGTCATCCCCCGGAGGTGCACCACGTCCACCTGGACGTGCACCCCGAGGAAACTTTCCCCTTCCACCGTATTCCCGGCGGACGCAACTACCCCTGGACCCGGGGACAGACACCGGAGTATTTTTACGAGTACAAAGGGAAAGTGATCTGGGGACTCACCGCCCGGATCCTGAAACATTTTCTCGATCTTACGACAACAGGTAAAAGCCGGTAG
- a CDS encoding mechanosensitive ion channel family protein: MTLDSQEKSRFPWKQTFVAFFLLIVLAILLEIGSDLVTSRLAKEYRTVFSTGTAVLWVVIGFLLVNRMRRILMSIVYHTPRHASMWNLGVNVLTGFAYLFVAVFSLRMANTSVSSLLVSGAVTGVIVGIAAQSTLANILAGLVIMTLRPYTLGQRITCRSWMFSGAEYTGVVEELNLFYTVLRDGEITRVLPNSTAVVAAVTIHSEDTAYSTFTLGLPYHCPLSAAREKLRTLAGPGTDLWVDSFGEKAVQCRARIPAGDPDALRRLMVWAETFSRDAGSAEREDLQLGVQSSGTGEREKSLSKDLSPDGDGIQARDPARPPSPESSRNRGLGES, translated from the coding sequence ATGACCCTCGATTCTCAGGAAAAATCTAGATTTCCTTGGAAACAGACCTTTGTCGCCTTTTTTCTCCTCATTGTATTGGCCATCCTGCTGGAAATCGGGTCAGATCTCGTCACCAGCCGACTCGCCAAGGAATACCGCACCGTCTTTTCCACAGGGACGGCGGTGTTATGGGTTGTCATCGGTTTTCTCCTGGTGAACCGCATGCGGCGCATCCTCATGAGCATCGTCTATCACACGCCCCGACACGCCAGCATGTGGAACCTCGGGGTCAACGTCCTGACGGGATTTGCGTACTTATTCGTGGCGGTGTTCAGCCTCCGCATGGCCAACACCTCGGTCAGCAGTCTGTTGGTCAGCGGCGCGGTGACCGGCGTCATCGTCGGAATCGCAGCCCAGTCCACCTTGGCCAATATTCTGGCGGGCCTCGTGATCATGACCTTGAGACCTTATACGCTCGGCCAGCGCATTACCTGCCGTTCCTGGATGTTCTCCGGCGCAGAGTACACCGGTGTCGTCGAGGAATTGAACCTGTTTTATACGGTGCTGCGGGATGGGGAGATCACCCGGGTTCTCCCGAACTCCACCGCCGTGGTGGCCGCCGTCACCATTCATTCCGAAGACACAGCCTACAGCACCTTCACCCTCGGGCTCCCATACCATTGTCCCCTGTCCGCCGCCCGGGAAAAACTCCGGACCTTGGCCGGGCCGGGAACGGACCTTTGGGTAGACTCCTTCGGTGAGAAAGCGGTCCAGTGCCGTGCCCGCATCCCCGCCGGCGACCCCGACGCGTTGCGGCGTCTTATGGTATGGGCCGAAACTTTTTCGCGAGATGCAGGGTCTGCGGAACGTGAAGACCTGCAGCTTGGCGTCCAATCCAGCGGTACCGGAGAGCGCGAAAAAAGTCTGTCAAAGGATCTATCCCCCGATGGTGACGGGATACAAGCACGCGACCCGGCCCGCCCGCCGAGTCCTGAGTCCTCTCGGAACCGAGGGCTCGGCGAGTCATGA
- a CDS encoding phosphotransferase → MAESIPPWLKHLWKEFTTPPAFLAKASEAPEKGKPAKDQAKAVKNGTGDKKKPSWAKPAPSTPASEPESPWDEEEGEGDLPEVHVRPKPSKPPSPTGKPKKSASPAAGDAGDSSPPRPTPRPTAKSSESIAVTSLGVRTELERWGFDSSVLAAYPYVFTRVSRHGSALRLQSARTTLILKRSPHSPLHVEAMHRALDYASRRGGPVPRWITPRHTGSTRASDTPFVRGDDGLYYAMEWIDGREVDLASAADMAKASQSLSKFHQLTHRWVNDESTGEERRNLPSAFDIVSRLARRTEEMEKALKRAEIVNEEQDDDLFYLEHAPVFLRQAHEALDRLLAPECQRRLEQERESPAVCHMDLTPSNLIRKGQVAYLVDFDYLAYAPRTLDLAHLLRRGLQKANWAPELGLTGILQYNTAVTLTRVEYRLLQAFLAFPHRFWRTTHRWQQGDRHDDQVLREFRRCVREEPARKKFLEWFRRQALL, encoded by the coding sequence ATGGCCGAATCCATCCCACCTTGGCTAAAACATTTATGGAAAGAATTCACAACTCCCCCCGCCTTCCTGGCGAAGGCCAGTGAAGCCCCTGAAAAGGGCAAACCGGCGAAAGACCAGGCAAAGGCCGTCAAGAATGGAACGGGGGACAAGAAGAAGCCATCTTGGGCAAAACCCGCTCCTTCCACTCCCGCCTCAGAGCCGGAAAGCCCCTGGGACGAGGAAGAGGGGGAGGGGGACCTGCCCGAGGTCCACGTGCGGCCGAAGCCCTCGAAGCCTCCGTCCCCCACGGGAAAGCCAAAAAAATCCGCCTCCCCGGCGGCCGGCGACGCCGGGGATTCTTCTCCCCCTCGCCCCACGCCCCGTCCAACGGCCAAATCTTCGGAATCCATCGCCGTTACCTCCCTGGGGGTGCGGACAGAGTTGGAGCGGTGGGGCTTCGACTCCAGCGTATTGGCCGCCTATCCCTATGTCTTTACCCGGGTGTCCAGACACGGCAGCGCCCTCCGATTGCAGAGCGCCCGGACCACCCTCATCTTAAAGCGTTCCCCCCACAGTCCCCTCCATGTGGAGGCGATGCACCGCGCGCTGGATTACGCCTCTCGCCGGGGCGGCCCGGTGCCCCGCTGGATCACCCCTCGGCACACCGGCTCGACCCGGGCTTCTGACACGCCCTTTGTCCGGGGGGATGACGGATTGTACTACGCCATGGAGTGGATCGACGGCCGGGAGGTGGATTTGGCTTCAGCGGCGGACATGGCAAAAGCCTCGCAAAGTCTCTCCAAGTTCCACCAACTGACCCATCGCTGGGTCAACGATGAAAGCACCGGGGAAGAGCGCCGTAACCTCCCCTCGGCTTTCGACATTGTCAGCCGACTCGCCCGGCGAACCGAAGAAATGGAAAAGGCGCTAAAACGCGCCGAAATCGTCAATGAAGAGCAGGACGATGACCTCTTCTACCTGGAGCACGCCCCGGTGTTCCTCCGCCAGGCCCATGAAGCCCTCGACCGGCTCCTCGCCCCGGAGTGCCAGCGCCGCCTCGAGCAGGAACGGGAGAGCCCGGCGGTGTGCCACATGGATCTGACTCCATCAAACCTGATCCGCAAAGGTCAGGTGGCATACTTGGTGGATTTTGACTACCTCGCCTACGCCCCCCGCACTCTGGATCTGGCCCACCTGTTGCGACGGGGCCTACAAAAAGCCAATTGGGCGCCAGAACTGGGGTTGACCGGCATCCTGCAATACAATACCGCCGTCACCTTGACCCGGGTCGAGTACCGCCTTCTGCAGGCCTTCTTGGCGTTTCCCCACCGCTTCTGGCGCACAACCCACCGCTGGCAGCAGGGGGACCGGCACGACGACCAGGTTCTCAGAGAATTTCGCCGCTGCGTCCGGGAGGAGCCGGCCCGGAAAAAATTCTTAGAGTGGTTTCGCCGACAAGCCCTGTTGTGA